A window of Mobula hypostoma chromosome 7, sMobHyp1.1, whole genome shotgun sequence genomic DNA:
CTGCCTTGGCAAGCTGTAACGTACAAGACCTTACTCTgcgattagaagaatgagaagtgactgaattgaaaagtacagaagtgtgtgtgtgtgtggtttgcaGGGAAGGGTGTTTCTCTGTCTAAGGAATCTGGGGTCTGAAACAAGTAAATAATCTGGTGTtcttacccccacccccacccccacccccaccctgggAGGGCTTTGGCAACTCTGCCACTGATTGCACTCAAGATAACATTAGTGGATTTCTGGCTGGGGAAGGAATTGATGAGTCGTAATCTTTTTTGAATAGCACAAAGGGTCAAAAGGCTTCATGGTCTACCCTGATTTTTTTGTATGTGCGTTTTAGCTTTGAGAAATTTGAAATTATATTGGCTCCTGTTAATTCATGCAAATTACTGTTCACATGTTTAATTGGAGGGTGCTGGTGATGGTTTGGCCAGCAGTGGGAAGAACCCAGACAGGTTAAGGCAAATAAACAAAGCTTAATATTAACGACAAATTTCTTGGGTTTGCATAATTGGACTAATGACATAATCTCTCAAAAATCATTTTGATTTTCAACAACAGTGATCAGCCAGATTGCTTTATACCTGTCTGATCTAGCTCTTTCTGCTACGCTCAGTTTAGTTTAAAAAAATTTTAATGTAGTTACATAAATAtttgagggaaaaaaagaaaattgaTGTAATAATACTGAAAGTTATAAAccatctggaatcatttttaggttcaatttatttattatacATTTTTTGTACATAGAATTGTAAGTGTGCCTACATTTGGAGTTTTTGTATTTGTGAGGAATTATGCCAATAAAATCAGCAAATACCTGATTCCACAAGACAGCCAGTATCTGTGGAGCAGTGTTTTCCATCAATGACATTTGATCAAATTTTTGGGCTTCTTGTTACTTGTTCTGAACATTTTATTTAGTGCGGACACTACTTCCATGATGTCATGGTTTAGCCAGAATAGAAATAGCCTTACTTCCTAGTTTTTCCATGTGACATAAAGCAATACCATTTGGTGCAGGCTCTCAGGCAATCTCACGTAACCCATCCTCTCTTACATCTGCATTAAACATCCATCTACAGGGGAGGTCATTTAGAGTAGGAAGCTAATCCAATAACAAGCATGAATTTGAAATAATGAAAGAAGCTAAACTGCCCAGGAGAAACCCATATTCAAAGAATACACAAACTCCGTACGAAGAGCATCACAGATAAAATCAAACTCAGTCATTGGCGTAGCAacccatttcagtgtatgttttgatgtacgtgtcaGCTCATttgaagaaattcttcatctcccATCTTGCATTAACATCAACCTGGCTGTTACTACCACAGTCAAGAGAAATATGGAATATCCTTCCAGCGTGGTCCTTAAGGCCTTTTGCGTTTTCTGTATCTAACAACCCATTACTTGAGCTCAATATGCGATAATTCTCCATGAGCCTTGTCTCTGTCCCCCAGTAATTTGCCCCTATATTGCAATACATTCTATTTTGGTCATTTTTAAATAAAGTATTCAATGGAATTCTTTTACTTTGCAGACCAACATCAGAGGCTTCAAGAAAAAGACCTCTCATTGTGTTTGATGGCAACTCTACGagcacaaaaataaaaatcaaaaagaatGAAAATGGAATGGCTGATCAAGTCAAACGTCTGCCTGCAGGGATTGCTGACACGCGACCCACTAATAAACTTCCTGTGCAACCGAGTGACACACGCATTCTGACTGATAATAATGCAGTCAAAAATCCAGTTCGAGGTGCCGTATCTACTAATGGTATGGCTACCATGAAACATGGAGGTGACATGCCTTTGAAAACTTCACCTTTGCCGTGCCCACCATCTCCTGGAGGCACCAATCCCATAAAACTAAAACGAGCTCTTCCAAAAGATGGAGAGGGAGACCCACCAGTAAGTTTTAAGATTTACCGCTTTCAGTCAGACCTAAAAGAAAATGCAGTTATGATGTAACATTTCTTTGCACATCTGTGTAATTGCAATGTATCTTTTTGTATGGCTGGAAATGAATGAAATTGGTGAGCCTTGTGCTGAAGAACAGGTCCTATTGAAGAGTGACATTAGACCCAGTCTTTTTGCTTAATTGAAATTATATGAAATAGTAATGTCCTCATGCTTCAAGTTAGTGCATTTGGTCAAATAAACATAATCGAATATGGATTtacagtttttgtttgttttttgtgagtGATCATATTTACTACCTAGCTTTAAATGTGCTATTATTAAAAATTGGTATACAAACCAATATATCCTTAAGtatgcatcagttttcactgcatTCATCTAGTCAGTATGTTATAAATCTTAACAAAACAAAGAACATGCTGGAGGTCTTAGAAGGTCAAGTAACATCTGAGAATGGAGAAGCAGTTGATGTTTATGACAGATCGCCTTCTCAGAGCTAGCAAAGATTTTTAAAACTACAGAATCTTGAAATCTACGATAAAATCATCTTCCTGGAAgaaggtcaggccacatctgtggaaggaaaaaaCAAGAGGTAATATTTCAAGTCCAAGGTCCTCGATGCTGCCTGTCGTAGCTATTTTCTGCTTTTAGTtctgatttccagtatttgctgcCATTGACTTTTTACAAATGAATTATAACTCTTGTCCTAATGAAagctcttggcctgaaaagttgactgtttagaccataaggtataagagcagaattaggatatttggcctgtcaagtctgctccactattctatcaCGACTGCTTTATTGtccccctcaaacccattctcctaccttcactCTGTAGCATTTGACactcttcatggatgctgcctgtccagctgagttcctccagcattttatgtgtgttgccctggatttccaacatctgcaaaaacTCTTGTGCATAACTCTGTTGTTCCCTGGATGCCATTGTAAAGTGTCAAAATTTTAGCTCTAATCTGTATAATTTGGGGCAGCACAatggcatagtggttaacacaatgctttacagtaccagcgaccaggGGTCagttcttgctgctgcctgtaaggagtttgtacgttctccctgtgactgtgagagtttcctctgggtgatctggtttcctccatcagtccaaagatgtaccgtttggtaggttaattggtcattgtaattgtcccgtgatgagacttgggttaagtcaggggctgttgggcagtgtggcttgaaggggtTACTGTGCAATGTAGctctataaataaatagataatgcCAAGCAGGATACTATGTGTAGCCCTTTATTTTGGTAAGAGGAAGTAAGCATAAATTTCTTTCACCTTTCCATGCTAATTATTGTGAGAGGAAAAGGTTAACATTTCAAAAGGATTACAAAATCATAGTTTAATTCCAAATTTCCATTGTTGTGATACATCAGGCTGTTAAAGTAACCCATTATTGTACATTCTGATATATTATTAGAGTCGAGATTCACAACGTTTTGTGAGCTTGCCTTGAAGTTAATGTCATATGATGGTAAAACTTCATCAGGCCTGCTTACCCTCTAGATCAAGATCTGTGCTGTTGACTATGAACTATATCTGGCACCCATTCCACAAATCGCAGGCCTCCTGTTTTAGAACTTCGATTTAAATTCTGTATGTTGTTACTTGTTTTATCCATTTCTCCTCTGGAGAACTGGAGAACAATATTGTAGCA
This region includes:
- the c7h2orf49 gene encoding ashwin isoform X1 produces the protein MAVGEGMVGFDSNLLLHPELLTGDFLLQLLEQREIATTNLHAAEKDRIVEVYIQHVIPLPQRELPKNRWGRKMAEKREQQAISVAQSERPTSEASRKRPLIVFDGNSTSTKIKIKKNENGMADQVKRLPAGIADTRPTNKLPVQPSDTRILTDNNAVKNPVRGAVSTNGMATMKHGGDMPLKTSPLPCPPSPGGTNPIKLKRALPKDGEGDPPVSFKIYRFQSDLKENAVMM
- the c7h2orf49 gene encoding ashwin isoform X2, whose product is MAVGEGMVGFDSNLLLHPELLTGDFLLQLLEQREIATTNLHAAEKDRIVEVYIQHVIPLPQRELPKNRWGRKMAEKREQQAISVAQSERPTSEASRKRPLIVFDGNSTSTKIKIKKNENGMADQVKRLPAGIADTRPTNKLPVQPSDTRILTDNNAVKNPVRGAVSTNGMATMKHGGDMPLKTSPLPCPPSPGGTNPIKLKRALPKDGEGDPPGELRSTEPKRKIQHITWP